gctcacttgctagtaaaaaaaaaaaaatccggaagtataccggaagtaaccacagcgccttaaccattgagctgtcgtaaaattaaaccacatattcgtgatctccatgaaatttggggtcgattagatgtgatttaaacgaaatccaaaatttggccaaaatcgagaattttcctgaactatagttcaggaaaattttcaaaaccggaagtacgaaaacgcacaaaaaaaaacatgaactttaccacaaatttaacgaggatcacgaatacgTGGTTTGTTTGTGCGTAGAATGAATAATTACTGAACTAcggactgaaatgagaaaaccggaagtagaaaaaaaaagaaaaaatcgataatttaacacgtgagctttgttggcggaatagttatcgtcagttaccactaaaaatttccacacaataACTGCCgagaaatgtttaaagagatgtgcaaagttactaaaactgactgttttgacagctgaaaattatcgaaaagccatctagcgttagaaaaaagaaacgtctaataatactttgcgcgcaagaagggcctgattttagAATTACTACATAAACATAGAGTTTAACGCAAGTAGATCACTAGTAgataatataagaaaataagtcaattgtcgggtacctgggcataaatCCGTGGAGAGTGACAGGCCGACGGAAGCGACTGGTCTaactcgtcagtgaagtaCGACAAATTGTTTAGCAGCATAATAAGCAGAGAAGCTAGATGAGTGTGGGaagcgaagataaggatggagcagagaGTTGGTAGAAGTCACTCTTCTGTAATGGACAAAGGCCAGCATCAAGGATCTctgtgccaggaccacacaattccaataaagaaactgcgttgtagattgaCATCGGCGGCTGCTCGCGAAATCCAATGAATCCATTGACATACCACACAACCTATGAATTCCTAAagcaaagaacagaaaaaggttttaacaTTGCAGTGAGGCCCATAAATACTCACGACCAAGGTGAATTCCAAAGTTAAGTACATGATAAATCAAGAACATAGAAGCACACCTTTACCTCAATCTGTTGTAGGCTTTTTTCTGTTGTAGGCTCGTTTCTTGTAGCTATGAAGTGGGAGATGCGGGGAATGGCAGCAATACAATttcatgacgcaacaaccccACCAAAAGTGTTTAAAGGTGTAAACATCTTTCAGGCAAGAAGGAACCTGTTAAACAAATGGGTGTGAATTTTgagattattttattgcattgatGGATGATGAGGTAGTAAATTCAGAAGGTTATGCTTACCTGTAATCGTATATGTAATGCCACAACTTTTGGGCATAACAGCTTGCAGTTTTGTCTAAGATGTGAGAGGATGATGCAGATGATGCTGAGCGTGTGAGTCATAGAAGGGTTGAGcaattggttttttaaatggagTCCAAATTTAATCTGATGACTAGACGGCAGGTACATTTTCTGGAATTCCAAGTACAGTACACAATTAGTCAATTGGTCAAGTACACAGTCAgtgatagaaaattttctACTATGTACTtagaataataacaataagcTTACAGGTAAATTGGTTGATTTTGGGCAGTAAAACaggaaaattcgaaaacagAAGATGACAAAACTCTTCACACATTTcgccattttaaaaacaataccGACACCATCTAGCGACACACTGGACAATCGTCTGAATTGTAAAAACAACCGCTAGATGATGCCAGTGCTCCATGCAGACGAAACGATTGTCCCAAGCTCCCAAGGAAGGAGTTGACAGCTATGTGAAATgtagaaaatagaaagaattCGAAAAGTGAAATCAATATTCAGCAAGATGTTTGACCATGTTTGACACTGAAAAACTAACTTGACTTGGTAGTAAGTTAACTAAATGTTTTCATGCATATTTACCAGTTCATTTGTCACATTTGCCACGTAATGACGACCATTGTTGAAGCTGGCCAGGAATTCTAAGCTGTCATCAATTCTGCAGCTGTTGTGTGCCTATactaaaaatggaatcaaaaattgtaatatcACAGCAATCTTACAAATTTTCTGTTCTTGTCTTTCAGATGGATGTTTTGTAAATGCTGAATCCAAGAACTTCGTCATTTCACTTGATTGACTTTCTTTTCCGATTTTAATAATGGTGAGCTCTGAGCAACAGTTTGAGCACGTAAcctaaataacatttttgaggtttttgtttgatttttctaggTGATATTGCAGACACACCATATTGCAAGTACTTACCTGAGCAGCTGAGCTCTTCCTTTCTGTGGTTCCtttcaattgattcatttgaggtattgcttgctGTTACTGcaatcttgttttaaaattgacaTCTAAATCATCTTTCTATTTTAATCCTTCACCGCTGTTTCAGACCCTATCCACTAGTGGAATATGTAGAGAGATGTTCAACTTATTCCAAGTATCTTGTCATTATCTAGCCAACCCCCCGTAAATAAGGTAGAAGTAGATAacttacaagtgcatatctgggcccccttcttttctgtcgtcccgtttccctaactaaccactaaccaacgtccgccggtggtcactgaCCCGCTGTGATAACTaggaggatgaggagggctctggtcgaatgGAAACTTAGTATGCACATGATgagaggaaaatttaaaaagttatgaGTTTAACCTGAAATTCTAGTATGACTAACCATTAGTAAAATTTTCTACGcagatttctctctttttccttgtccAGGTAAACACGCTGGGCACATTATGAAAGGGAAAGTTTCCTCGTCTTGATTAACTGCaagtgcgagttttagcaagtaATTCGTTACATGAgaattatttaagaaaatatttgagTAGAAAATAagctattttatttaattttataataatataaggATATTATGGAAGTAGTTACTTGATCATGCATTGGTGTTTTTTAtactttattaatttaaatcacATTTTACTTCCGAGtctaaaatgtcttttttaagATACAAGAGTAAATTTAAACACATATTCAACGTCCTCCTCATAATATTCCCAATTTCGATCgtttattattgatttaatataaaacttttttctcttctcaaGATAAAAACAGTATACTGCAGACAATACAACAACATACTGGTTGCAACTTCCGCAACATGAAATTATCTTCAAAGAACAACCACTGTTCAACTTGATGCAAAAAGTCTTTTACCCTTGTCTTACCTACCACCACTTTCATCACAAACACCATTTCCGAAACTGGCTAGAAAATAAATGGCGGATATTTGCCACGGACACTAAACTCTCTGCCCCCTGACGAGTGCctagataaaaacaaacaaacaaatgaaatgtaataataacgaTGTtcaccaaattaaaaaaaaaactgaagtcaaaaataattacctgTTCTGTTCCTATTATTTAATGGGTCCCCAGCAAATCAAATAGCCATCGAAACctacagggaaaaaaaagacaggtTTAGTTCGCGTAAGATCTCAGGTAAAACCGGGTAAAACCACACGTCCAAAATGGATGTGGAAAGTGCCTTAcacaaaatctaataaatattcaaacattATTTATTGCCTTGTCCATTATGCTGTCAATCAACCGACGTAAGGCTTCATAGGACATGCGGAGGGTGTACTTGTTGAAGGTATCGGTCTTGCATGGACGCTATTTATTGACGCCGAAGGTGAAGCCAACTaaataatcgaaaaaatgTCACCATTCAATCCCTATTTTTTCACAATCCAAACATTAAGAGAAATATAAATCATTAAATATAAAACATAGCTTCTACTTTGTCTTGGTGAGGTTTTCCTTCCAGAGATCCCACGAAGAGGTCAACAGCTTCTCACATTGCATGCACAAGTAATAGGAGAGGAAAAAACCACACAATACTCAGTGAGTTTGCCACTCAGAACCAACTCCTTTATCAACAAAGCAGCGGGGTTGGAGCCAATAATGGAGACCATCGAAGTGAAAGTTCCTGAATTACAAATTAATGAGCAGCatcagattttatttttgtaataattgAAACTTACTTTAACATCTTGTTAcatttgggatttttttcagacttcAAACCAAACTTATTGCCTGGTAAAGTTGGATGGCAGCTATAGCAGCAGGCTAGATCAAGAAATCCTCCTCACTAGCCAAGTCTAGGATATGATGGTTGTGTGTGTTACAATGGCTGCCATTGTTCTTCGTCAGACAAGAAGCAGATATGAACTTGGCAATGGGGTCCCAAGGATTTCAAACTAGTGCTATGTACACATATGAAagataattaattcaaatttcacaatttagaaaatttcatAAAAGAGTAACTTCAATTGAAGAAGGGAAATCAACCTTCGTCGTTAGCATTCAGCAATCTGGATTGACCACATGTTGAGTTCAATTGTGGAAGGCAGGGCCAGCTGCAAacagaaatgaattaattttacttcCTGAACATTTTCAATAAACTAACCGTTGGAAGTATGGAAACACTTACTCGTACGACTTTCCATGAACAACTATGAAGATATATTTCCATGAAGAATTGAAGAAGCCAAGCATCCAACTAGAACTAGCCAACTAGACAAGCGCAAGCAGAAACAGTAAACAGGTTAACAGGTAATAAAATGTTGAGGGGGCTGGGGGGGAGGGGTTGATCAGCTGAATTCGAATCAAACGACATCTTACGGTAACAATTTTCACTTGTTACTGAGAATTTCGAAGTGTTTTTTTAGCCTAGGTAGAGGAAGGTGTGCTCATATCATATGTTGTAGGCTGGTGAGAGCAATAAATTAttctaaagaaaagaaaaattgatttttgtaaCTCACTCCTGCTGTTGCACAGAAGGTGGGAGTAGAAGTGACCCAGGATGATACCTACGGGGAGCGGTGTATTACAGGACAGCTTCGTACCAGGCCTAAACAAATAGAACCAACGCCATAATGTCCGTTTCTTTAGATTACGAAATTTCAATAGGCATATTACAGAAATAGGTAATTAATTACTTGGGTAATTGGGCAACGATGACAGAGCGGCCGCATTATTACAGTTCAGATCGCAGCGATCATAGGTGAAGGTGTTGCGGCTAGTGGCGGATTCACGTTGAGCTATAAGCAAGCTATAAGGATCCATGCGCTCTCATCGACTAATGCGTCTCCCTGTaggtaaaagagaaaaaattaatcaacaatCAACCAGGTAGTCACTTGACTTAGATAATTTCTGGAACACATAAGCGTCATCGTAAACATCGAAATTAACCTCTGGCCCAGTGATGAGATTTGCATGAAactaaaagtttaaaataCGCTTATCCTACAGCActctttttgtgtttaataAACCAAACAATAAAGTTGAAGCTAAAGAAACTTCACATAAGAAATGAGGAATAAGACTTCCTGACCTCAGCTTTGATGTTGATGTGGCAGtcattttaaagttaaaatttacctTACAAATGGACTTCAGGCTGGGATATGATAAGTATGTGAATCTCTTGTAAGAAACCACTGTGAAGGTGTTCTTGAACTTGAACTATACTTCAAGTGACTGCTGTGGGCCTGTGGCCCTTGATTACTCTGTGAACATTTGTGTCTAGTGTAGAAGTCACATTATGAGCATTTCATGGCAGGATTATTCCATCCTCTGTTCAGAAATTCAGAATTGtggctttaaaaataataatacaaaattgaGAGATGATGACGGTTCAAACCAGAAACATAATTTACACTCGGATGAATAATCCAATTCGAATTGATCAGTTTAGCAATTAAAAAGTGAAACTTGTGCTGAGGGGAAACGTTGATTAAACGAACAAAACGTGTGTCGGTGTGTGATGTGTGACTCAACTCAAGCAGACGACTGAGCTGGTGAAACAGTTCGAGTTCGCACGCTTGTGACGCTTCGCAGTTCCGTTTTCGATTTTCATCCGTTCAGTCATATCCGATAGCTGTCTacactttttctttactttgttCAACGATTTGGAAATCACAATGAGTAATTTACTTACATTATATTTGTTCTCAATTAGACGCAATTTGTTAGACTACTTCACTAATATTTTGGTGGGGAAAGTCATTTCATTCCATgcacgactttttttttgaaagacgCCATTCGAAgtttaacacaaaaaaaaaaatggctgcccATTGTTCAGTTTTCTCGAAATAATTTGAGTATGAAATGGAATATCTAAGAATCCTTTCAGGAGGGGAAAATGTTATGTTAGTAACACCTGTAACAGTAGAAATGTAATAGTTTGCTTATAACCTATGGGTAAATGCataaatatgtatatatatatcgtaACATGAATAGTTGGTTAGGCTACATAGTTACTTTGTCAGTAGTGGACAATCAATTACATTATCTTTTCTTAGCATTCTGATCGGTCattctaaataaaattgtattttgataatttttttaaaatagatcCCTGGGTGGAGATATTTGGAGCTGTAACATctcaagaaaacgaaaaactcCTGCCTGAAAACATTACTCTGACTGAAAATGCCTCATTTACTCACAGCTCTACGACAAGTGCCtgtcttgattttttctttgaagtaATGCAAAGAAGTCAGAGTGCTCAAATTCTAGAGACTCTGAAGAAGTCTTGGGATGAAGACCCACTTATTTCACTGAAGTTGATTTTTCAGCTAAGGGATATCCGTTCAGGAAAAGGGGCAGTCATTGAATTTCATCACTGTCTCATTTGGCTTTTTCACAACCATCCTCAAACATTGCTCTATAATCTCGAACATATCCCCAAACATGGCTACTGGAAAGATCTCTCTTGGTTTGTGCAATTTCTGTTGGAGGGGCATACTTCCATGACCAAGGAACGTCAGAAACCCATTAGCACTGAAGAAACAAGAATTGAGCAAGCAAATGTTAATTATTCGCTGGAAGAAATTATCAGAAAACGGGTGGATGGCGTGGTTGAGAAAATCACATGGAAACGCTATCTGAAACAATTGCCTAATGATGAATCAAGGAAAAGTGCTAAGCTAAAGTTCACGGAACTGTCTAAAGCCATCCATCTAGCAAGAAGCAGAGAAGccaagatgaaaaagaaatcggttAAAGCTCTCTCAGCGGTCAAACTTTTGAACTTCAAGACCCTCCATCAACATTTCCCTGCTGTTTACAACAAGATTGTGAACCTATTTGCATCTACTCTGAAACATGACAAAGAGGCTCTCGAAAAGGACAAATGTCTGCCAAAGACTGCTTTAGCGGGAAAATGGGCTCCCGCTATTGGAGGTTCCATCGATTCTGTTActtcacttggaaaaaacaTCGCTCGTGCATTATATTCCATGGCACACCAACGTGATGCAAACGAAACTGATTCAGATTACGACACGAAAGCCTACATTTACTACCGCAAAGAATTCCTGACGCCATTGAGAACTTCAATCAACGTCCCCGAGCAAAcaatgtcaaaaaagaaatggggtgAACTCGACTATCAAAGAGTTCCATCAATCTgcatgaaaagaaataaggagcACTTTTTGAAGAACGATGCCGAGCGATTCAACCAATATCTCGAAGATGTCAAGTCTGGAA
The sequence above is a segment of the Daphnia pulex isolate KAP4 chromosome 11, ASM2113471v1 genome. Coding sequences within it:
- the LOC124207196 gene encoding uncharacterized protein LOC124207196 translates to MNPWVEIFGAVTSQENEKLLPENITLTENASFTHSSTTSACLDFFFEVMQRSQSAQILETLKKSWDEDPLISLKLIFQLRDIRSGKGAVIEFHHCLIWLFHNHPQTLLYNLEHIPKHGYWKDLSWFVQFLLEGHTSMTKERQKPISTEETRIEQANVNYSLEEIIRKRVDGVVEKITWKRYLKQLPNDESRKSAKLKFTELSKAIHLARSREAKMKKKSVKALSAVKLLNFKTLHQHFPAVYNKIVNLFASTLKHDKEALEKDKCLPKTALAGKWAPAIGGSIDSVTSLGKNIARALYSMAHQRDANETDSDYDTKAYIYYRKEFLTPLRTSINVPEQTMSKKKWGELDYQRVPSICMKRNKEHFLKNDAERFNQYLEDVKSGKKSIASGALLPHEIVKQFMELPSLPEEIMTVGELQWKSYVENLKKSGLFQSCLSVCDVSGSMSGTPMEAAIALSLLTAELSKPPFNSHICSFSSKPFLQKIDQPTLAEKVASVMKMDVGMSTNVQAVFDLILKLAISVKLAPSEMVKTLFIFSDMEFDQCGGRKYETDYQLIKRKFEQAGYPLPSIVFWNLRGDGKRSKPVTKDEKNVALVSGFSGQMLKTFLESGKIDSPYLAMLKSLGTTYDHLKVID